From a region of the Mercurialis annua linkage group LG1-X, ddMerAnnu1.2, whole genome shotgun sequence genome:
- the LOC126664286 gene encoding uncharacterized protein LOC126664286, translating into MLLAVEGGGFFSSSASGYSKGLTLLLLGQRQEDKPMRVAPWNQYQLVENEPDPDLQLASLKNRLSRGCATFVCFGRASAGLDSPSPLKVGPAQQQDVLPDSLVADKDKCNTAECEGDSNARRIMLKSSLKKPSSNIQLPVENANQHNAMGEKGSDIPGYTEKRKVQWTDVCGSELAEIREFEPSETNGSDDEFDNGTERSCACVIM; encoded by the exons ATGTTATTAGCAGTAGAAGGAGGAGGGTTTTTCTCTTCTTCAGCGTCCGGGTATAGTAAGGGTCTCACCCTTCTTCTCTTGGGTCAGAGGCAGGAAGACAAACCCATGAGAGTTGCGCCGTGGAATCAGTACCAGTTGGTGGAAAACGAACCCGATCCTGACCTCCAGCTGGCTTCCTTGAAGAACCGTCTTTCCCGCGGGTGCGCTACCTTTGTTTGCTTTGGTCGCGCTTCCGCAGGGCTTGATTCTCCTTCTCCGTTGAAGGTAGGTCCTGCCCAGCAGCAGGATGTCTTGCCAGATTCTCTTGTTGCTGATAAGGACAAATGTAACACTGCTGAATGCGAAGGTGATAGTAATGCAAGAAGAATTATGCTTAAGAGTAGTTTGAAGAAGCCATCTAGTAACATTCAACTACCTGTTGAGAATGCAAATCAACACAATGCAATGGGTGAAAAAGGTAGCGATATACCTGGTTATACAGAAAAGAGAAAAGTGCAGTGGACAGATGTTTGTGGGAGTGAGCTTGCTGAAATCAGGGAATTTGAACCAAG TGAAACGAATGGATCAGACGATGAATTTGACAACGGAACTGAAAGAAGTTGTGCATGTGTGATTATGTGA
- the LOC126664288 gene encoding light-harvesting complex-like protein OHP2, chloroplastic → MSVASSIPHIKIPNPSSSCSSSSSPSTTCSSSCFRLSTTTLKPCTVTIRSYSQAEGPIRRPVAPSPSLREPSPLSPPLKPVPPSPPSSPATPPPPKPASAAQLALENVITLEFQRQKAKELQDYFKQKKLEEANQGPFFGFLASNEIANGRWAMFGFAVGMLTEYATGSDFVDQVKIILSNFGIVDLE, encoded by the exons ATGTCAGTAGCATCCTCAATCCCACATATCAAAATCCCAAACCCATCATCATCATGTTCGTCTTCATCTTCACCATCGACAActtgttcttcttcttgtttTAGACTTTCAACAACCACATTAAAGCCTTGTACTGTGACTATCAGGAGTTATTCTCAAGCTGAAGGTCCTATAAGGAGACCTGTGGCTCCTTCTCCTTCTCTTAGAGAACCTTCTCCACTATCACCTCCTTTGAAGCCTGTCCCTCCTTCACCGCCATCTTCTCCGGCGACTCCTCCACCGCCTAAGCCTGCATCTGCTGCTCAGCTTGCTTTGGAGAATGTCATCACTTTGGAGTTTCAGAGACAAAAGGCAAAGGAGCTACAGGATTATTTTAAACAGAAGAAACTTGAGGAGGCTAATCAAGGCCCTTTCTTTGGTTTCCTTGCCAGCAATGAAATTGCTAATGGAAG ATGGGCGATGTTTGGTTTTGCTGTTGGGATGCTAACAGAGTATGCAACAGGATCAGACTTTGTTGATCAAGTCAAGATCATTCTCTCCAATTTTGGAATAGTTGATCTAGAATGA
- the LOC126664284 gene encoding probable serine/threonine-protein kinase At1g54610 — MGCAPSKSSTNSPSNQLNNLKMANGYVSNGELVGHRRSTGQRLNKSDPPPNNFSGGGDRKLSDQTADKDGIFGGGRGGRGRTLLVDESDEVVDGWPKWLTDNVPREVLAGVIQKSAENYDKIDKVGQGTYSNVYKARDRDTGKVVALKKVKFDTSEPESVKFMAREIMMLQKLDHPNVVKLEGIATSRMQYSLYLVFEFMQSDLATIITRPEGSLTEPQVKLYMQQLLSGLHHCHERGILHRDIKGSNLLIDKNGMLKIADFGLANCYSSDHNKRPLTSRVVTLWYRAPELLLGSTDYGVGIDLWSVGCLLAEMFAGRPIMPGRTEVEQLHRIFKLCGTPSENYWKKLRLSTTFRPPKSYKPSLFEAFGEFPESSLGLLSTLLALDPAYRGSAASALQNDFFCTNPLACDLSGLPVFWREEDELAQANELKKLRNSKMKRRSRTYREQRRNDFIPERPKENSTLPKQDPAHSIEEAESSAFLMSPQNSSSNKQKVNSRTQGLPPLPAAYKLSNYNEGKYRLNQVNRSASTREFRKLNQRKHIEIFAVDN, encoded by the exons ATGGGGTGTGCACCCAGTAAATCTTCAACTAATTCCCCCTCTAATCAATTAAACAACCTCAAAATGGCAAATGGGTACGTCTCAAATGGAGAACTTGTTGGTCATAGAAGATCCACAGGCCAGAGGTTGAATAAATCAGACCCACCTCCCAATAACTTCAGTGGTGGCGGAGACAGGAAGTTGAGTGATCAAACTGCAGATAAAGATGGCATATTTGGCGGCGGACGCGGCGGAAGGGGAAGAACTTTACTTGTTGATGAAAGTGATGAGGTGGTTGATGGGTGGCCTAAGTGGCTTACTGATAATGTTCCAAGAGAAGTATTGGCTGGTGTCATTCAAAAAAGTGCAGAGAATTACGATAAGATTGATAAA GTAGGTCAGGGTACATATAGCAATGTGTATAAAGCTAGAGATAGAGACACAGGAAAAGTTGTTGCTTTGAAGAAGGTTAAATTTGACACTTCAGAACCTGAAAGTGTCAAATTTATGGCCCGAGAGATAATGATGTTACAGAAGCTGGATCATCCAAATGTGGTCAAGCTTGAAGGAATAGCCACGTCCAGAATGCAGTACAGTTTGTATCTTGTTTTCGAGTTTATGCAGTCCGATTTGGCAACCATCATTACCCGTCCTGAAGGAAGCCTAACGGAACCACAGGTCAAGTTGTACATGCAGCAGCTGCTTTCAGGACTGCATCATTGCCACGAAAGGGGAATTCTGCATAGAGATATAAAAGGGTCTAATTtgttaattgataaaaatggaaTGTTAAAGATTGCTGATTTTGGGCTTGCAAATTGTTACTCTTCGGATCATAATAAGCGTCCTCTTACAAGCCGAGTTGTCACACTGTGGTATAGAGCTCCTGAGCTGTTGCTGGGTTCTACAGATTATGGAGTAGGTATTGATCTTTGGAGTGTTGGATGCCTCTTGGCTGAGATGTTTGCTGGCAGGCCGATCATGCCTGGACGAACTGAG GTTGAGCAGTTACACAGGATTTTCAAGCTATGTGGTACACCATCTGAAAACTATTGGAAAAAGCTGAGACTGTCTACAACTTTCCGACCACCAAAATCTTACAAGCCGAGTCTTTTTGAAGCTTTTGGAGAGTTCCCTGAATCATCATTAGGTCTACTGAGCACTCTTCTCGCTCTAGATCCTGCATACCGCGGTTCTGCAGCTTCAGCTCTGCAGAACGAT TTCTTTTGTACAAACCCTTTAGCATGCGATCTATCAGGCCTGCCTGTATTTTGGCGAGAGGAAGATGAACTTGCTCAAGCTAATGAGCTGAAAAA ATTGAGGAATTCTAAAATGAAACGAAGGTCTCGAACATATCGCGAGCAAAGAAGAAATGATTTTATACCTGAAAGACCAAAAGAAAATTCTACACTTCCTAAACAAGATCCTGCACATTCTATAGAG GAGGCAGAGAGTTCAGCTTTCTTGATGTCTCCACAAAATTCAAGTTCTAATAAGCAGAAGGTGAACTCAAGAACACAAGGGCTGCCTCCATTACCAGCAGCATATAAATTGAGCAATTATAATGAGGGCAAATACAGGTTAAATCAAGTGAATAGATCTGCTTCCACTAGAGAATTCAGAAAATTAAACCAAAGAAAACATATAGAAATCTTTGCCGTGGATAACTAA